A portion of the Manihot esculenta cultivar AM560-2 chromosome 2, M.esculenta_v8, whole genome shotgun sequence genome contains these proteins:
- the LOC110608938 gene encoding receptor like protein 21-like, which produces MEGFERLKKLDISGNRFNKSILSSLGALTSLNTLILSSSFDSRDSSFPIQELKNFKNLTFLDISDNSFNGTLSFKEFSTFKRLETLNLEDNAFTGYILEDMWAPLSLKALYLYGNKFSGSFSKQSLCSLKDLQHLDLSYNEFGGTLPRCLGNLTSFTILDLSGNQLAGYLPSFWPPKLQYVDLSHNHLEGVFSSNYSSLENGWIPSFQLRTLIMQDCGLESIPEFLFHQFKSEVLDLSHNKLKGRFPYWLLHNNGGLEILNFMNNSFNGQLEIEAKMLSSMTYLNLARNHFEALFNLTRIADLQLNDNKFEGTYQVYSPILVIKAMTQKCYIGATINCTVRFLTGWVNITGLEYLNLRDNLFQGQISCQLLSTGIKYLDLSYNSLSGLLPSCFNGNSLQQINLQGNRFSGSIPETLVNISTLNSLDLNDNELSGTILNKPGENLSGLRVLLLCGNHFSGFIPNWMCQLNIVSLLDLLKNSFFGSIPHCLYNLSFGREGEGPLYGPFSDKLVEWGIGYWGSSEILLDNTASFDAEVDEESEFVTKYRAHTYKNKALNYMSGLDLSDNNLTGEIPYELGALSHMKGIHFFVELK; this is translated from the exons ATGGAAG GTTTTGAAAGATTGAAAAAGTTAGATATTAGTGGGAATAGATTCAATAAAAGCATATTATCATCATTGGGAGCTCTTACATCACTCAACACATTAATTCTTAGTAGCTCGTTTGATTCAAGGGATAGTTCATTCCCTATTCAAG AATTAAAGAACTTTAAGAATTTAACATTCTTGGATATAAGTGATAACAGTTTCAACGGCACCCTATcatttaaag AATTTTCGACTTTcaaaaggttagagactttgaATTTGGAGGATAATGCTTTCACCGGATATATTCTGGAAGATATGTGGGCTCCACTTTCTTTGAAAGCATTATATTTATATGGTAACAAATTCAGTGGCTCTTTTTCAAAGCAAA GTTTGTGTAGTTTAAAAGATCTTCAACATTTAGATCTCAGCTATAATGAATTTGGAGGCACTCTTCCTCGATGCCTTGGCAATTTGACATCTTTCACAATCCTAGATCTATCTGGAAACCAACTAGCAGGGTATCTTCCTTCATTTTGGCCACCTAAGCTCCAATATGTTGATCTTAGCCATAATCATCTTGAGGGCGTATTCTCTTCTAATTATTCCAGCCTTGAGAATGGTTGGATTCCATCATTTCAGTTAAGGACTCTTATAATGCAAGATTGTGGTCTCGAAAGTATTCCTGAGTTTCTGTTTCACCAATTCAAATCGGAAGTACTTGACCTTTCTCACAACAAACTAAAAGGAAGATTTCCTTATTGGTTACTTCATAACAATGGAGGACTTGAGATCCTAAATTTCATGAATAATTCTTTCAATGGCCAGCTTGAAATTGAGGCAAAGATGCTTTCGAGCATGACATATCTTAATTTAGCCAGAAACCATTTTGAAG CATTGTTTAACTTGACTCGAATTGCTGATTTGCAATTGAATGACAACAAATTCGAAGGAACCTATCAAGTTTACTCACCAATTTTAGTCATCAAAGCTATGACCCAGAAGTGCTACATTGGAGCAACAATCAATTGCACGGTGAGATTCCTCACTGGATGGGTAAACATCACAGGATTGGAATATCTCAACTTGCGCGATAATCTTTTTCAAGGTCAGATTTCATGCCAACTTCTTTCAACAGGAATAAAGTATCTAGACCTTTCTTATAATTCTCTTTCTGGGTTGTTACCTTCTTGCTTCAATGGAAATTCTttgcaacaaataaatttgcaaggTAATAGATTCAGTGGTTCAATACCTGAAACTTTGGTTAATATCTCAACACTGAACTCATTAGACTTAAACGACAATGAGTTGTCCGGCACCATTCTTAATAAACCTGGTGAAAATTTAAGTGGTTTACGAGTTCTTTTATTATGTGGAAATCATTTCAGTGGCTTCATTCCAAATTGGATGTGTCAGCTGAATATTGTTAGCTTATTGGATCTCTTAAAGAACTCCTTTTTTGGGTCTATACCCCACTGCTTATATAATCTCTCATttggaagggaaggtgaaggaCCTCTCTATGGTCCATTCAGTGACAAACTTGTTGAATGGGGGATAGGATATTGGGGCAGCAGCGAAATTCTCTTAGATAACACAGCTTCTTTTGATGCTGAGGTTGATGAAGAAAGTGAGTTTGTTACAAAATATAGAGCCCATACATATAAGAATAAGGCTCTTAACTACATGTCTGGATTAGATTTGTCAGATAATAACCTAACGGGTGAAATTCCATATGAACTTGGAGCGCTATCTCATATGAAGGGAATCCATTTCTTTGTGGAACTCAAGTGA